Proteins encoded together in one Lathamus discolor isolate bLatDis1 chromosome 3, bLatDis1.hap1, whole genome shotgun sequence window:
- the B3GALNT1 gene encoding UDP-GalNAc:beta-1,3-N-acetylgalactosaminyltransferase 1 translates to MPCPARLPAARRQQPQTRRKKHISGPVVRILEVTDALLQTSYCSDPVSVVYMRPLKWIFLFLVVFAVTAVWYVAFSSNTVIKHTNLMYFYEYEPVYKQHYLFTLRERLKCKDINPFLVILVSSRPEDVTSRQAIRMTWGSQSFWWGHRTLTLFLLGQASQRENNAAALSVEDESILYGDIIRQDFMDTYNNLTLKTIMAFRWVTEFCSNTRFLMKTDTDVFINTANLIKFLLKLNSSENIFTGYPLIDNFAYRGSYQKTYISYDEYPFRLYPPYCSGMGYILDGKLALRIYELMSHIKPIKFEDVYVGICLNLLNVNISIPEDNQQFFLHKINFDICKYRHLIAVHGITSSEIIRFWQDLSSNTSVICL, encoded by the coding sequence caagaAACATATCTCGGGACCTGTGGTACGGATTTTGGAGGTCACTGATGCACTTCTGCAAACCAGTTATTGCTCAGATCCAGTTAGTGTTGTGTACATGAGACCactaaaatggatttttttgtttctcgtTGTATTTGCTGTCACAGCAGTGTGGTACGTGGCTTTTTCTTCCAACACTGTGATTAAGCATACAAACCTCATGTATTTCTATGAATATGAACCAGTTTACAAGCAACATTACCTCTTCACGTTGCGGGAGCGCTTGAAATGCAAAGACATAAATCCATTTCTGGTCATCTTGGTGTCTTCACGTCCCGAGGACGTGACGTCAAGGCAGGCCATCAGGATGACGTGGGGGTCTCAAAGCTTCTGGTGGGGACATCGAACTCTAACCCTGTTCTTACTAGGTCAAGCttctcaaagagaaaacaatgcTGCAGCCCTGTCAGTAGAAGACGAAAGCATCCTCTACGGCGACATAATTCGCCAGGATTTTATGGACACTTACAACAATCTTACCTTGAAAACAATCATGGCATTTCGGTGGGTCACTGAGTTCTGTTCAAACACTAGGTTCCTCATGAAGACCGATACTGATGTCTTCATCAACACTGCTAACTTGATAAAATTTCTGCTGAAGCTAAATTcgtcagaaaatatttttactggtTATCCTCTCATCGATAACTTCGCCTACAGAGGCTCTTACCAAAAAACATACATCTCGTATGACGAATATCCATTCAGGTTGTACCCTCCGTATTGCAGTGGGATGGGCTATATCCTAGATGGAAAACTGGCCCTGAGAATTTATGAACTGATGAGTCATATCAAGCCTATTAAATTTGAGGATGTTTATGTTGGAATTTGCTTAAATCTGCTTAATGTGAACATCAGTATTCCAGAAGATAACCAACAAttctttcttcataaaattaattttgatatCTGTAAGTATAGGCATTTGATTGCAGTACATGGCATTACATCAAGTGAAATAATCAGGTTTTGGCAGGATTTGTCATCAAACACTTCAGTCATTTGTCTTTGA
- the PPM1L gene encoding protein phosphatase 1L isoform X2, with translation MLEKLTVSYDEAGTTCLIALLSDKELTVANVGDSRGVLCDKDGNAIPLSHDHKPYQLKERKRIKRAGGFISFNGSWRVQGILAMSRSLGDYPLKNLNVVIPDPDILTFDLDKLQPEFMILASDGLWDAFSNEEAVRFIKERLDEPHFGAKSIVLQSFYRGCPDNITVMVVKFRNSSKTEEQ, from the exons GCACAACCTGCTTGATTGCACTGTTGTCAGATAAAGAACTCACAGTGGCCAATGTTGGAGATTCGCGAGGAGTCCTGTGTGACAAGGACGGGAATGCTATTCCGTTGTCACACGATCACAAGCCCTATCAGCtaaaagagaggaagaggatTAAAAGAGCTG GTGGTTTTATCAGCTTCAATGGCTCCTGGCGTGTTCAGGGGATCCTGGCCATGTCCCGTTCATTGGGGGATTACCCTCTGAAGAACCTGAATGTTGTCATTCCCGACCCTGATATTCTTACCTTTGACCTGGACAAACTGCAGCCAGAGTTCATGATCTTGGCATCGGATGGGCTGTGGGATGCTTTCAGCAATGAGGAAGCTGTCCGATTCATCAAGGAACGCTTGGATGAACCACACTTCGGTGCAAAGAGTATAGTGCTACAGTCCTTTTACAGAGGATGTCCCGATAATATAACAGTGATGGTGGTGAAGTTCAGGAATAGCAGCAAAACAGAGGAACAGTAA